The proteins below are encoded in one region of Clostridia bacterium:
- a CDS encoding class I SAM-dependent methyltransferase, translating into MNISYSALAGFYDALNAHVDYERIADFYERIFKRFGADPVIVADLACGTGTLTEIMAGRGYDMIGIDNSDAMLNAAQAKRAQSGLDILYLNQDMSSFELYGTVGAVVSSLDSINHLTDKNELMRCFECCHMYLDPGGLFVFDINTPHRFKNVLDGTTAIYETEDVFCAVEHSYDKRRRSFYYDMTLFEKTDEGLYVREDDCVKERAYEITELSDMLYEVGFDRVYVYGEYKFKKPQTDCERAVFAAVKEKMK; encoded by the coding sequence ATGAATATATCCTATTCGGCGCTTGCAGGGTTTTATGACGCGCTCAATGCACATGTGGATTATGAACGCATCGCTGATTTTTACGAGCGCATATTCAAACGCTTCGGCGCAGATCCCGTAATAGTGGCAGACCTTGCCTGCGGTACGGGCACGCTTACCGAGATAATGGCCGGGCGGGGATATGATATGATAGGCATAGATAATTCCGACGCGATGCTGAATGCTGCACAGGCAAAGCGCGCGCAGTCGGGGCTTGATATACTTTATCTCAATCAGGATATGTCTTCGTTTGAGCTTTATGGTACGGTGGGAGCCGTTGTTTCTTCGCTTGACAGTATAAATCACTTGACAGATAAAAACGAGCTTATGCGCTGTTTTGAGTGCTGTCATATGTATCTTGATCCAGGAGGATTATTTGTTTTTGATATAAACACTCCCCACAGATTTAAAAATGTGCTTGACGGTACGACCGCAATATATGAAACCGAGGATGTTTTTTGCGCCGTGGAGCATTCGTATGACAAAAGACGCCGCAGTTTTTATTACGATATGACGCTGTTTGAAAAGACTGATGAAGGTCTTTATGTGCGCGAGGACGATTGCGTAAAAGAGCGCGCCTATGAGATCACGGAGCTTTCCGACATGCTTTATGAGGTGGGATTTGACAGAGTTTACGTCTACGGTGAATATAAGTTTAAAAAGCCTCAAACGGATTGTGAAAGGGCCGTGTTTGCGGCTGTAAAGGAGAAAATGAAATGA
- the hslO gene encoding Hsp33 family molecular chaperone HslO, which produces MSGTLIRAITSELSVRAFAIEGKDIVEHARKVHGLSVLSTVALGRALLGASMMGCLLKTETDSLTMQVRGDGPLGSIIAVSDYLGNVRGYVDNPSLELPPASNGKIDVGGAVGNGDLIIIKDLSMKEPYIGRIRLQTGEIAEDITHYFAKSEQVPTVCALGVLIGEDLSVKAAGGFMIQLLPYTEDKIIDLIEKNIAKLPPVTALLSQGYTPKMILQRALEGLETEVLQMDSIDFVCKCSKERMSKALISLGKKELSDIIREQGDAQLVCHFCNKHYDFGREELEALLEEASK; this is translated from the coding sequence ATGAGCGGAACATTGATACGCGCGATAACATCTGAACTCAGCGTGCGCGCATTTGCAATAGAGGGAAAGGACATAGTAGAGCACGCAAGAAAGGTGCACGGCCTTTCTGTGCTTTCGACCGTAGCGCTTGGACGCGCTTTATTGGGCGCATCTATGATGGGGTGCCTTTTAAAAACCGAAACAGACAGCCTAACTATGCAGGTGCGCGGAGATGGTCCTCTCGGCAGCATTATTGCAGTATCCGATTATCTTGGCAATGTGCGCGGATATGTCGATAATCCTTCTTTGGAGCTTCCGCCGGCGTCGAACGGTAAAATAGACGTTGGCGGGGCAGTCGGGAACGGCGATCTTATTATCATAAAGGATCTTAGTATGAAAGAGCCCTATATTGGGCGCATACGCCTTCAGACGGGAGAAATAGCGGAAGATATAACGCATTACTTTGCAAAAAGCGAGCAGGTGCCGACCGTTTGCGCGCTGGGAGTTTTGATTGGCGAAGATCTCAGCGTTAAGGCGGCAGGGGGATTCATGATACAGCTTTTGCCGTATACCGAAGATAAAATAATAGATCTTATCGAAAAGAATATCGCAAAGCTTCCGCCTGTGACGGCGCTTTTAAGCCAGGGATATACGCCGAAAATGATACTTCAGCGCGCTCTTGAGGGACTTGAAACAGAGGTGCTTCAAATGGACAGCATAGACTTTGTTTGTAAGTGCAGCAAAGAACGTATGTCAAAGGCGCTGATAAGTTTGGGAAAGAAGGAGCTTTCGGATATTATAAGAGAGCAGGGCGACGCTCAGCTTGTATGCCACTTTTGCAATAAGCATTATGATTTCGGCAGAGAGGAGCTTGAAGCATTGCTTGAGGAAGCCTCAAAGTAG